Part of the Lolium rigidum isolate FL_2022 chromosome 6, APGP_CSIRO_Lrig_0.1, whole genome shotgun sequence genome, CTATTGAAGATGTCATTGAACCATGTAATTTGCAGTCAGACATACCAAGGTCTTGTAAATCCCTGAGATTACCAATTGCAGATAGTATTGGCCTAGGGAGGTCACAATCAAACATCGTCAAGCTTACCAAACCGTTGAGGTTTGCAATGGATGAAGGCATTATCAAAGAGAAGTCGCATCCAAAGAGTGTCAAGCGCTTCAAGTTTTTTAGGTTTCGAATCCATGAAAGAATTGATCCCAAGTCTCTTTTAGAGTTGATCTGATTGATTTCCAATTGGCGTACAGAAccaagtagaccaaatgaagagaGAAAATCCAACGACAGAAATTTCCCACCAAGACCTAACTCCTTCAGTGACTTCAGATTGCTGGAAGAAGTTCGTTTATcatagaaaaagtttgtgccctctagccTCAAAGTCTCTAGAGAATTTGCATGAGAAAATTTTGGGAAGTATCCCGAGAGATCCGGATTGAAGGACAAATCGAGGACCCTAAGGTTTTTTAGCTCAAAGAATCTCTGAGGGAACAACCCCTTAAGGCTCATATTAGAGAGTTGAAGCACTCTTAAGTTGAGAAAATCCGCGAAGAACTCTGGAACTGGACCAGCAGGAAAATTGTTCGATCCGAGGTTGATCGCAACGAGAGAACTGAGGCTCGACAGGGAACTATCAATAGCACTGTTCAGCCTGCATCGCCTCAAGCTAAGAACCTGAAGACGAGGAACATATCTTGCAAGAGATTTTCCCCACCCTTCTCCACTGCTAGACATTATATACACTTCATCAAGGTAGAGCTCTCTTAGATTGCTGAGGTTTGCTACCAGGGTCTGAAAATTGGGTTCCTGCAGAGTGTTGGCACTGTATATTGCAGTGGTAATATCATCACCAGGGGAAACTGAACGACTTGAAAGATCCAAAGAAACAAGATTTATGAGTCTGCTGATGCCTATAGGTATCTGGCCACTAAAGCATGAATTGGAGAGGTTGAGGTGAGTTAGCAAGGCGAGCCTGTCGAACTCTCCAGCAGTGCTGCTGTAGCTATAACCCCTTAAACAGTTCATGCTTAGATCAAGTCGCTGAAGAGATTCGAGGCTGAAGAGCGCAGGATCGAAACCATAACTGTGTAGTCCATAACCATTGAGGTCAAGTACAGTGACAAGACCAGAAGAAGCGTCGCAGCTAACACCCTCCCAGAAACAGCAATCAGTGCCAATTTGCCAAGAAGGAAGGATAGTAGTGGTGAATTGCGTATACAAGAAGGACTGCTTCAATTGGAGGAGCGCGGCAGCCTGGTCTGGATGGCACCACAGTGTGAGGTTACCATCACTGCGAGCGCTGGAGGTGGCTAGTAAGGGGAGTTGTGCAAGAAAGAGCAACAGCGCCCAACGAATGGAAGCCATTAGTCTAACAAAAGTTCTGAACCTGCAACATGTCCTCGGGCAGCCAAACAAAGAAAGATATATATACCGGTACAGTGGTACGCTGGTACTAATAACCCATCCGACGATAGTGTAGTGATGTATTCGTGAGAATAAATATTAACTCAGGTTTATGTGTGGTTATCCTTTCCCCCGAGGTCGTTAGTCCAATCATGCCTGGTAGACCAGTTGCGTGCGGTTGCGACCCTTGTTGATAATTCTTCCGTTGAACAGAAACCACCATCAGACAGCGATATCAGATAAAATCTAGTTTTCCGTGGAGCTACTAGTCAATGTTAATTTATTGTAGTGAAACTGTGCGAAGGAGGATGGCACTCGGTTTACTGTCCCAATCCAATGGTGATAGATTATGATCTGTGAGAAGCGACAAGTCAAGCACCAAGCGCCATCTAGTGTTGCGGGTTAATTGCAGCACTAGCATCagttgaaaaggaaaaaaaatgcagAAACAACACCTAGCACCATTTGAAAAGGaattttttttgcagaaacaGCACCTAGCTGCAAGTAAAAATATCGTTGACTGACGCTGCATGCAGCAAACCAGGACAGATCTGGCAAGCAAGGTTTTTGTCATTATATAAGTGTTTTGTAGCCCATGGATTATGCCGAGTCGCCCTTCTTGGATGCGCAAAATTGGTGCTGTAATTTTAACTGAGCTATTCAGGCCAGTCGCACTATTATATCACATTCAGAATTTCCGATAGCATCAAATTGGTGCAATTTCAAgttcaagaaaaaaaaatggtGAAATTTCGATTTGTCCTCGTCTAATCTAACCATTCAAAGGGGAGACAAGCGCAAAGGGGAGACAAGCGCAGATGGAATTGATGGATTAACAACATTTCGTCGGACACTTTGGAACTGAAAAAAGCTACTACTAGAACGGAGGAGCACAGGCAGGTCGAACGATACCTGCGGCGAAGCAGCACAGGAAGAGAGCAGCAGCCGAATCGACCGACGTGCGACCTGCCTGGTTCGGCGAATAGATCATGGTTAAGCTCGGCTCAGCTCCCCGGCGGAGGCGCATTCACCCGCCTCGGGGCTTCCTCCTCGTAACACCGGTCAGGCATCGCGGAAGCAGCGGCGTCTGCTAAGATGGACAAAAGCCCGGACAGCGCCTAGCCgccgctcgggcggcgacggccggtGGCAAGGAAGTGCGGTGAGCTGGGACGGCGGACCGCTCAGGAGGAGGACACCCGGAGCGGGCCGAACGGAGAAGCGGCCTTCCGGGCACTGTTTGATGGGCTTTGAGTTGGCACCAGATCGAGCAGGCCCAGAGGAGAATAGGCCTCCCCTGGGCTTTCAGTTTCCACACGTAGCGCGCACGTAACCTACCGTTCCAGAGAGAAGAAAACTCGCACGCCGGAACCGCCGCTCGCTGGCGCCGTTCTGCTGCCGCCAATTCGATTCGCCACGGCTGCTTCCCCTTCAACCCGGCACCAAGCTGAGCGCCTCCAGCCTTCGGCTTCTCCGGTCCGCCCACCGCCCCTTCGCCGCCATGGCGGCGGAGGCGCAGCAGCAGGGCATCGTGCTCACGGAGCTTGAGCAGCGGATCTTCGACCGCCTCCTCGGCGCCGTCGACCGCTACTGCCCCGGCACCCAGCTCCGCGTCGCAGGCGGATGGGTCAGAGACAAGGTGAtcgccttttcttttctttccttttcttaatGCAGGGGATCATTAAAAGTTCTTTCTAGAAGACGAACCGTACAAGTATCGAAATCTATATATGATTGGGCTGAGAAAATAAAAAGCGTTGGACTTAACTTGCAGTTTATGAAATGATTTCTATCTACTACAAGGTGGTTTCGTGACTTAACCCTTGCTTTGGCATGTCGTCGGCAGCTATTGGGGGAAGAGTCTGACGACATCGACGTCGCGCTTGATAACAACATGACGGGCCAAGATTTCTGTCACCAAGTGAACAAGTACTTAGAGTGGATAGGCGAGGAGCAGAAAACAGTTTGTGTTAGCCAACGGTATGCAATCTGTATTGCGCTAATAACTCTGACAAGTAATCGCACTGCTGCCATGGCTAATgtctttttttttgcttctatGGTCAAACTTAACAGCAATGGTTGACAACCCTTTATATCCATAAACTTTACACCTTCATACAgtacattcaaattttgtttaATTGATTTTAAACTGAGGCATGACAATTTTAAACTGACGCATGAAAGGCCGGTATCTGATCCAAGCAGAGTAGTACCCATATGCTCCTAAGTGTACCATACTTTGTCGCATTAACATGTGCATTAAAATTCCTTTTATCATGAATTTGTGACATATTATAGTTTCTTGCAGCAATCCTGACAAATCTAAGCACTTGGAGACCGCGAAGATGAAAATCTGTGAAGTCTCGATTGATTTTCTCAACTTGCGGTCTGAAACATATGCTGAAAACAGTCGTATTCCCATCGTGGTATGAGCAGCTCTGTGCATACCCATTTTGTTGCCCTTGTTATTATGTATTTCTCAAAGACTCTTCTTGCAATGTTACAAGGGGCATTTTGTAGGGTTCAATTTGTGCAAACTTATTTTTTTGCACGCTTCAGATTTCCATCCCTCCTTCCCTTTCATTGCTTTCTAAGGTTGTTACAACCAGTTTAGCGTTATGCTTTTTTTACGAGCAGGAGAACTGTGAAGCCAAAGTAGATGCACTCCGCAGAGACCTGACAATCAATAGGTAATATCAGTTGCCATTTTCCAATGAGATCATTTTTTATTTAGAGTTATGCTTTCATTGCTACATGGTATTCTCTGAAATTTTAATTTCGACAGCTTATTCTATAATATCACAACTAAATCATTGGAAGATTTGACTGGAAGAGGTGACTTTAGTCGTTATTACAGGTTTATAAATTCGTGTGACCAGTTTTTAAGTTCACGCTTCTACATAATCATAATTGATCCTGTACTCTATGAAGGTCATCAAGATCTGAAAAATGGCCTCATTGCTACTCCTTCACCTGCCAAAGCTACATTCCTGGATGATCCCCTCCGGGTTCTTCGAGCGATCCGATTTggtatattcaaacatcatgcaaTTTTCTATTGCGGTATTTATTTGTTTTTTTATGATACTATTATCTAAACTATTAATATTATGAAGGAGTATAAGTTGACTTGCTATCCTTTGATAATATATGACATGTAAAGCCCACTACTGGGGTAATCTATGCTTAATAAAACTAATAAAAATGTTCTCTAGTTTCTAACTCAATAATCTTTTCTGTGTGTTCATAAGTAATCAATTCATAGTTCATTTACTTGTGAGGCTGTGCATATGCCTGATCTAGTCATGAATTAAAATAGTGGAGCAGTGACTTCGAACATTTATTTTTCGTTTGATGTGCTAATATTTATCTCTCGCAGCTGCTAGATTTGGCTTTACATTAGCTGAAGATTTGAAAAAAGCCGCTTCTGATGAAGAGGTGAAATCGGGTCTTCGTGGCAAGATTAGCAGAGAACGTATTGGTATTGAGGTTTGACTTCTACACTTCTTATTGCTAATCCATGTTTCCTTAGGTCCCAATTTTATACAGTGTAAAATGTCCAGGTTGACCATATGATGTTAGGCAAAGATCCGGTTAATGCAATGTGCTATATCCGTGATTTGGGATTACTTTACGTTGTTTTTGAATTTCCTGAGAAACCGGATCCTCCAGTTCTTGACAAGCCTGATTGGTATGTACTTTCTCTGATATGTAATTATTCCATGTTTTGAGTATATGCAATTATGTCTCGCACATTTAAACTTCAGACTTCTGTGCCTGTACAGTTTTACAATGAAACAATTTGCACTGGTCTGTTTATTTTCATTGGCATATTTAGTTCAATTCCATCACGTCTCGTATCTTCTGTTATCCAGGCTATGTGTTTCACATATTGAAGCGGCATGGAATCTTGCACAGTTGATTGGCTCCTCTGTGTTCAAAGGTGGTTCTGCTTCCAAGTCGCAGGTCTGCTTTTTAAGAATAGCATGAAATTCCTTAATCTGACAAGTAGTATTGTTACTCCGGAGATATGCAATACTATGATCCTCACTACAGTTTCCTCCTACTGTTAGAAAAAGAATGACGCTTTATGCTATGGCTTACAAGAAACAAGATTTACTTACAATCAATTTCCTCTTGTTTTCCACTTTTAGGATGAACAGCGAAGGCTTTTCCTGTATAGTGCACTATTTTATCCAGTTCGAAATATGGTGTACAtggtcaaaaaatcaaaaaaggtAACATCTAACTCATGCAATCTTCAAACTTATTTTGATGCAAATAGTAAATATTTAAGGAGGTGAGCTCAAACTTGAGAGCGCAGCCTTGGTGCATCCAGGCCATTGTTTTTTCTTTGTATAAATACAACTCCCTCTGTTCGGAAATAACTGTCGaagatttgtctagattcacatGTAGACACTATGCGTTTACATACATGCGAGTGTAGACAAATCTGCGACACATATTTATGAATGGAGGGAACATATGCTACTAGTAAATAATCTTTAACCTTTTCTAATTCGGAAACCTTATTTGCTTAAGCAGGAAGAAAATTTTATTATTATGTAATTAGATTATGTTGAATTGTTC contains:
- the LOC124664162 gene encoding tRNA nucleotidyltransferase cca2-like, encoding MAAEAQQQGIVLTELEQRIFDRLLGAVDRYCPGTQLRVAGGWVRDKLLGEESDDIDVALDNNMTGQDFCHQVNKYLEWIGEEQKTVCVSQRNPDKSKHLETAKMKICEVSIDFLNLRSETYAENSRIPIVENCEAKVDALRRDLTINSLFYNITTKSLEDLTGRGHQDLKNGLIATPSPAKATFLDDPLRVLRAIRFAARFGFTLAEDLKKAASDEEVKSGLRGKISRERIGIEVDHMMLGKDPVNAMCYIRDLGLLYVVFEFPEKPDPPVLDKPDWLCVSHIEAAWNLAQLIGSSVFKGGSASKSQDEQRRLFLYSALFYPVRNMVYMVKKSKKVSIVSYIIANSLKFEADAKTKILNVHTASEKFAELILVLESNGNVETFREKLNDEYLEIPTDRVNRVLAGLVLYEIKELWRVALLISTLSYPQVGSFSQAELQRRKEKYVRVELLITDLGLDGVWNKLEKPLLDGSDIQRVLQIPKGRLVGNWLHRELKWQLVHPRGTKEECEQWMKQSLLPKRQKVEK